The Methanomethylovorans hollandica DSM 15978 genome includes a region encoding these proteins:
- a CDS encoding glutamate synthase-related protein: MTLGSVPLRYKVSIDRDQCMQCMRCVDNCSYGVYRVEGDKILIDSRKCTACHRCISMCPRDAINLQERPVDYRSHPLWTAQTREDIINQARTGKIILAGMGNALDYPIIFDRLVLDACQVTNPSIDPLREPMELRTYLGKKPSRLEFRKNDEGDVELVTELAPNLKLETPIMIGHMSYGAISLNTQISLAKAVTEMGTFMGTGEGGMHKALHPYQDHTIVQVASGRFGVDIDYLERGAAIEIKIGQGAKPGIGGHLPGEKVCVDVSCTRMIPLGSDAISPAPHHDIYSIEDLAQLVRSLKEATEWKKPVFVKIAAVHNVAAIAAGIARSSADAVVIDGFRGGTGAAPKVFRDNVGIPIEAAIAAVDHKLSDQGVRNEVSIIASGGIRNSADLAKSIALGADAVYIGTASLIALGCRVCGNCYRGLCPWGIATQRQDLVDRIDPEIGGRNVANLIHAWTLELSELMGAAGLNSIESLRGNRERLRGYMLDEGMLKVLNVEPVGA, translated from the coding sequence ATGACTCTGGGCAGTGTACCTCTGCGGTATAAGGTAAGCATCGACCGTGACCAGTGTATGCAGTGTATGCGCTGTGTGGATAATTGTTCCTATGGTGTTTACAGGGTGGAGGGCGACAAGATCCTTATCGACTCCCGCAAATGCACTGCCTGCCACCGTTGTATTTCCATGTGTCCCAGAGATGCTATCAATCTTCAGGAGAGGCCCGTGGATTACCGTAGCCATCCCTTGTGGACAGCCCAGACAAGAGAGGATATTATCAATCAGGCCCGCACTGGCAAGATAATCCTTGCAGGTATGGGTAATGCACTTGATTATCCTATAATCTTCGACAGGCTGGTATTGGATGCCTGCCAGGTGACAAATCCTAGTATTGATCCTCTGAGGGAGCCCATGGAACTGCGCACATACCTGGGTAAGAAGCCTTCAAGGCTTGAATTCAGAAAGAACGATGAAGGTGATGTGGAACTTGTCACGGAGCTTGCCCCTAATCTGAAGCTTGAAACACCTATCATGATAGGCCACATGAGTTACGGTGCTATCAGTCTCAATACCCAGATAAGCCTCGCAAAGGCAGTGACCGAAATGGGTACTTTCATGGGTACAGGTGAAGGTGGAATGCATAAGGCCCTGCATCCTTATCAGGATCACACCATCGTTCAGGTGGCTTCAGGGCGTTTTGGTGTTGACATCGATTATCTTGAACGTGGCGCAGCCATTGAGATCAAGATCGGACAGGGTGCCAAGCCAGGCATAGGCGGTCACCTGCCCGGTGAAAAAGTATGCGTTGATGTGTCCTGCACCCGTATGATCCCCCTGGGTTCAGACGCTATAAGTCCGGCACCTCATCATGATATATATAGTATAGAGGATCTGGCACAATTGGTCAGGAGCCTTAAGGAAGCTACAGAATGGAAGAAGCCAGTGTTCGTAAAGATCGCAGCTGTACACAACGTAGCAGCCATAGCTGCAGGTATTGCACGTTCGTCAGCAGATGCCGTTGTAATTGATGGTTTCCGTGGCGGGACAGGTGCAGCTCCTAAAGTGTTCAGGGACAATGTAGGCATACCCATAGAGGCAGCTATAGCCGCTGTAGATCACAAGCTGAGTGATCAGGGTGTGAGAAATGAGGTTTCCATTATTGCAAGCGGAGGTATACGCAACAGTGCAGACCTTGCAAAATCCATTGCTCTGGGAGCGGATGCAGTATATATCGGAACAGCTTCCCTGATTGCTCTTGGATGCCGGGTGTGTGGTAACTGCTACCGTGGTCTGTGTCCCTGGGGCATAGCCACCCAACGGCAGGATCTGGTAGATCGTATCGATCCCGAGATAGGGGGAAGGAACGTTGCAAACCTTATCCATGCCTGGACACTGGAACTCAGTGAACTGATGGGTGCTGCTGGTTTGAATAGCATTGAAAGCCTCAGGGGTAATCGCGAGCGTTTGCGTGGATATATGCTGGATGAAGGCATGCTGAAAGTGCTGAATGTAGAACCGGTGGGGGCATAA
- a CDS encoding GltB/FmdC/FwdC-like GXGXG domain-containing protein, which produces MEKLVIDAKGMHYTPLNKQIRQAVAAGVKEIEINNVLGQRFIANGLRGDVKITINGIPGGDLCMFMNGPECTVHGDCEHAPGNTMDGGMIIVHGSAGDAVAHSMRGGKVYVRNNIGYRGGIHMKGYESKKPTLVIGGISHAFLGEYMAGGLILVLGMGSQPIMRDRGIGSGIHGGEIVIRGTVADRLLGVGARKTEFTESDLKRLSPVIEDFCSRFDLDPSPLMNTNYTRIVPSSTRPFADKYTWE; this is translated from the coding sequence ATGGAAAAGCTGGTCATTGATGCAAAAGGTATGCATTACACTCCGCTCAATAAGCAGATCCGACAGGCTGTAGCCGCCGGTGTTAAGGAGATCGAGATAAATAATGTGCTTGGGCAGCGTTTTATAGCCAACGGTCTCAGAGGTGATGTGAAAATTACCATCAATGGTATTCCCGGTGGTGATCTTTGTATGTTCATGAATGGGCCGGAGTGTACTGTTCACGGGGATTGTGAACATGCTCCTGGAAACACTATGGATGGAGGGATGATCATCGTCCATGGCAGTGCAGGAGACGCTGTAGCTCACAGTATGCGTGGTGGTAAGGTGTATGTCCGGAATAATATAGGATACCGAGGCGGTATACACATGAAAGGATACGAATCTAAAAAGCCAACTCTTGTAATAGGTGGCATTTCTCATGCATTCCTTGGTGAATACATGGCTGGAGGTCTTATATTGGTCCTTGGTATGGGTTCACAGCCAATAATGAGGGACAGAGGTATCGGCAGCGGTATACACGGGGGAGAGATCGTGATCCGTGGAACTGTGGCTGACAGGCTTCTGGGAGTAGGTGCCAGGAAAACAGAGTTCACTGAAAGCGATCTTAAAAGGTTATCCCCGGTAATAGAGGATTTTTGTTCCAGGTTCGATCTAGATCCATCTCCTCTCATGAATACCAACTACACACGTATAGTGCCTTCAAGCACCAGGCCCTTTGCTGACAAATATACGTGGGAGTGA
- a CDS encoding Coenzyme F420 hydrogenase/dehydrogenase, beta subunit C-terminal domain: MGKNYLDLKAEVWDTGICASCGACVAVCPADAIFFKTGEESISPLNNEYCKEVTDGVPCGACYATCPRLDPAPTEVLGQYLDIFSAKADIPVPGKQSGGAVTAILVNALEQGMIDAVVTVEEDPWTLKPSSTVITSEDVLINQAGSRYNWWVPLVSSLKEAVITRKYRKVAVVGVPCVVQAVRKMLDSDHDLLRPFRRSIRLVVGLFCTETFDYEKLVEEKLIRERSIEPLDMIRFDVKGKLEITMKDGSLTMIPLKDVDDCVRPGCRVCTDFTAIYSDLSAGSVGSPTGYTTLIIRSTAGQTVVQRAIENGLLSTGPDVDIQAVEKLSGKKIARKQEKI; the protein is encoded by the coding sequence ATGGGCAAAAATTATCTCGATCTTAAGGCTGAGGTCTGGGACACAGGCATATGTGCATCTTGTGGTGCATGTGTTGCAGTGTGTCCGGCAGATGCTATATTTTTCAAGACTGGGGAAGAATCCATAAGCCCCTTAAACAATGAATACTGTAAGGAAGTTACTGACGGAGTACCATGTGGTGCATGTTATGCTACCTGCCCCAGGCTGGACCCGGCACCAACTGAAGTGTTGGGGCAATATCTGGATATCTTTTCTGCAAAGGCAGATATTCCTGTTCCGGGAAAACAGAGTGGAGGAGCTGTCACAGCTATTCTGGTGAATGCTCTTGAACAGGGCATGATCGATGCAGTGGTCACAGTGGAAGAGGACCCATGGACTCTTAAACCATCGTCAACTGTCATCACATCGGAAGATGTGCTTATCAATCAGGCCGGAAGCCGTTACAACTGGTGGGTGCCACTGGTCTCTTCTCTGAAAGAGGCTGTCATCACCCGTAAGTATAGAAAAGTTGCAGTTGTGGGTGTGCCCTGTGTGGTGCAGGCTGTCAGAAAAATGCTTGATAGCGACCACGACCTCTTAAGACCATTCAGGCGTTCCATTCGCCTGGTTGTAGGACTTTTCTGTACTGAAACCTTCGACTACGAGAAGCTGGTAGAGGAAAAACTGATCCGGGAGCGCAGCATTGAACCTCTGGACATGATCCGCTTTGATGTGAAAGGGAAGCTGGAGATCACCATGAAAGATGGTAGTCTCACAATGATACCGTTGAAAGATGTTGATGACTGTGTAAGACCAGGTTGCAGGGTGTGTACTGACTTCACTGCTATTTATTCAGATCTGTCTGCGGGTTCAGTGGGTAGTCCAACAGGCTATACTACACTGATCATACGCAGTACTGCCGGGCAGACTGTTGTACAAAGAGCCATCGAAAACGGTTTGCTTTCTACAGGGCCTGATGTGGACATACAGGCTGTAGAAAAGCTATCAGGTAAGAAAATTGCAAGAAAACAGGAGAAAATATAA
- a CDS encoding GNAT family N-acetyltransferase encodes MPDIKIRQARQEDHNPLCRFIEIVDNEFYPPLSMRGNGIDQRVWECLTGKHSYYLIAEDHSGPSGPSGNVIGVIGCNKFWRGENDTYINLMCVHPSQRKKGISTALCQELERIA; translated from the coding sequence ATGCCGGATATTAAGATACGACAGGCCCGGCAGGAAGATCACAACCCTCTCTGCCGGTTCATCGAAATTGTAGACAATGAGTTTTACCCGCCCCTCAGCATGAGGGGAAATGGTATAGATCAAAGGGTATGGGAATGTCTTACTGGTAAGCATTCCTATTATTTGATAGCAGAAGATCATAGTGGCCCATCCGGCCCATCCGGGAATGTTATCGGTGTTATTGGCTGCAACAAGTTCTGGAGAGGAGAGAATGACACATACATCAACCTTATGTGTGTGCATCCCTCTCAAAGGAAAAAGGGTATAAGTACAGCATTGTGCCAGGAACTTGAAAGGATTGCATAA
- the glnA gene encoding type I glutamate--ammonia ligase: MIVKNENDVLKAIEEHNIKFIRLQFTDIQGVVKDVEIPVTQIKKALTTGIGFDGSSIEGFVRIYESDMLLKPDVTTFAILPWNNGKGKLARIICDVYQPNGEPFKGDPRYVLRKITEKAADMGFTLNVGPEMEFFLFEKENGNATTIPHDYGSYFEFAPTDIAEDIRREIVLTLMDLDFDIEASHHEVAFGQHEIDFKYGDALTMADNVVTFKYVARTIAKINGLHATFMPKPIATVNGSGMHVNLSLSKDGKNAFYDPDAEMEISDTARYFIAGVLNHIKAITCIANPIVNSYKRIIPGYEAPVYIAWSGANRSSLLRIPVARGSSTRVELRSPDPSCNPYLTFAAILAAGLEGIQNKAAPKHFVDYNIFDLSLKERAENGIESLPGTLNESANYFEQDELLKKVLGTHVHDNILRLARAEWDEYKKQVHEWEIERYLNRT, translated from the coding sequence ATGATTGTTAAGAACGAAAACGATGTTTTAAAAGCCATTGAAGAACATAATATAAAGTTCATAAGGTTACAGTTCACAGATATACAGGGTGTGGTTAAGGACGTGGAAATACCTGTGACCCAGATAAAAAAAGCTCTGACCACAGGAATCGGCTTTGATGGCTCTTCTATAGAGGGATTTGTCAGAATATACGAGTCAGACATGCTGCTTAAACCTGATGTAACTACATTTGCAATACTTCCCTGGAATAATGGTAAAGGAAAGCTGGCACGCATTATCTGCGATGTGTACCAGCCAAATGGCGAGCCTTTCAAAGGCGATCCCCGCTATGTACTTAGAAAAATCACAGAAAAGGCTGCAGATATGGGTTTTACTTTGAATGTAGGGCCTGAGATGGAGTTTTTCCTTTTCGAAAAAGAAAACGGTAATGCTACGACCATACCTCATGACTACGGAAGCTACTTTGAGTTTGCACCCACGGACATTGCTGAAGATATCAGACGTGAGATCGTCCTCACACTCATGGACCTTGATTTTGATATTGAAGCTTCCCATCATGAAGTGGCCTTTGGACAGCATGAGATAGACTTCAAGTATGGGGACGCATTAACTATGGCCGACAATGTGGTCACATTCAAGTACGTCGCCAGGACGATAGCTAAGATAAATGGATTACATGCCACATTCATGCCAAAACCAATAGCTACCGTCAATGGTTCAGGTATGCATGTCAACCTATCCCTTTCAAAGGATGGAAAGAACGCTTTCTACGACCCGGATGCTGAGATGGAGATCAGCGATACAGCAAGGTATTTCATCGCCGGTGTTCTGAACCATATAAAAGCTATCACGTGCATAGCCAATCCCATTGTCAACTCATACAAGAGGATCATCCCCGGATATGAGGCACCTGTATACATTGCATGGTCTGGTGCTAATCGCAGTTCTCTTCTGCGCATACCTGTTGCAAGAGGCAGCAGTACCCGTGTGGAACTGAGAAGTCCCGACCCATCCTGCAATCCGTATCTTACTTTCGCTGCTATACTGGCAGCAGGTCTTGAAGGCATACAGAACAAGGCTGCTCCAAAACATTTTGTGGACTACAATATTTTTGATCTTAGTCTCAAAGAGCGTGCAGAAAATGGTATCGAAAGTCTGCCAGGTACCCTCAATGAGAGTGCAAACTACTTTGAGCAGGACGAGTTGCTCAAGAAAGTATTGGGCACACATGTACATGACAATATCCTCAGACTTGCGAGAGCAGAATGGGATGAATATAAAAAACAGGTACATGAATGGGAGATCGAAAGGTATCTTAACAGAACTTAA
- a CDS encoding helix-turn-helix transcriptional regulator — translation MTAGASATIHGVVYEWNTFQAMENVIVSVNSTPVQSMVCKYGTYSFELPLGSYKIIANFYEDNNLIYYGEGLVNITDEGSYVLDMLLFPVYSQSTSFTNLSSSMNVSSSANVSYLSSLNESMDARNVTAGQSISTSVNTFLLIVLILLVLFIWLRHPTNRKNTPHFERHHAAKQEKVKEKVALTPGTVVFSAPAEMIEVMAEDSDALEPGELYEPYDPDELMVTEPDNLGPATSDDIPRGPMPADLQEILDVISSQGGRMTQKDLRGKLKYSEGKVSLMLFDLEKRGMIQKFKRGRGNVIILIEQDQLS, via the coding sequence ATGACTGCTGGTGCAAGCGCTACCATTCATGGTGTAGTGTATGAGTGGAATACATTTCAAGCCATGGAAAATGTAATTGTAAGTGTGAACTCTACTCCAGTGCAATCAATGGTGTGCAAATATGGTACTTATTCCTTTGAGCTGCCATTGGGAAGTTACAAGATAATTGCAAATTTTTATGAGGACAATAATCTTATATATTACGGGGAGGGCCTCGTGAATATCACAGACGAGGGCAGCTATGTGCTCGATATGCTACTTTTTCCTGTTTATTCTCAAAGTACATCTTTTACCAATCTTTCTTCTTCTATGAATGTTTCTTCTTCTGCCAATGTTTCTTATTTATCTTCTTTAAATGAGTCAATGGATGCTCGGAATGTGACAGCAGGTCAGAGTATTTCTACTTCAGTTAATACTTTTCTTCTAATAGTTTTAATACTTTTAGTTCTGTTCATCTGGTTAAGGCATCCAACGAATCGCAAAAATACTCCTCACTTTGAACGGCATCATGCAGCAAAGCAAGAAAAGGTCAAGGAAAAAGTAGCTCTTACACCTGGGACAGTAGTTTTCTCAGCACCAGCTGAGATGATTGAAGTGATGGCAGAAGATTCTGATGCACTGGAGCCTGGCGAACTATATGAACCATATGATCCCGATGAATTAATGGTTACCGAGCCGGATAACCTTGGGCCGGCCACTTCTGATGATATTCCCAGGGGGCCAATGCCCGCTGATCTGCAGGAAATACTGGATGTCATTAGTTCGCAGGGGGGACGTATGACCCAGAAAGACCTGCGTGGCAAGCTCAAATATTCAGAAGGTAAAGTGAGCCTCATGCTTTTTGATCTTGAAAAGCGGGGCATGATCCAGAAATTCAAAAGAGGTAGGGGGAATGTTATTATTCTTATTGAACAGGATCAACTGTCTTGA
- a CDS encoding COG1361 S-layer family protein codes for MLPGIYWRLTPAQPYMKRMLLLILFILFSTSHAFAATYVDSAAINVDIISQEPNPARPGESAELALSVQNIGNENLKNIVVTAQPDYPFSQLDGESLTRTISYLNARQDDAATVKLKLKVASDVPAGTYELDIVTTDSTGTTKTTTLDIEVRGKEYSQIVKISKSSIDFATEEQLDFLVTNTGSSSLKNMQLSWMDTTGTILPVYSDNTMYISSLAANESVTVTYIVMADVNANPGLYQLDITLKLEDYNSNFSKISTTVGLFVGGGTNFDVAFSDNSDGDISFSIANVGNNEAYSVKVSIPKQDLYSVSGSSSSIVGNLEKGDYTIASFTVSQEGPGVIPNSTGGEQDNKGAVGLISGVIPAYKASKMKPVAALRYE; via the coding sequence TTGCTGCCAGGAATATACTGGCGGCTTACCCCTGCACAGCCATACATGAAAAGAATGCTATTACTTATACTCTTTATATTATTTTCCACATCACATGCTTTTGCAGCAACTTATGTGGACTCTGCTGCGATCAACGTTGATATTATAAGCCAGGAACCTAATCCTGCAAGACCAGGCGAAAGCGCTGAACTGGCTCTCAGTGTGCAGAACATCGGGAATGAAAATCTAAAGAACATAGTTGTGACTGCACAACCTGATTATCCATTCTCACAGTTAGATGGTGAATCTTTGACCCGGACAATATCCTATCTCAATGCAAGACAGGATGATGCTGCAACAGTGAAATTGAAACTAAAGGTGGCCAGTGATGTGCCAGCGGGCACATATGAACTGGACATCGTTACAACGGATTCCACAGGTACTACCAAAACCACTACCCTGGATATTGAAGTAAGGGGAAAGGAATACTCTCAGATAGTGAAGATCAGCAAGTCTAGTATAGACTTTGCAACTGAGGAACAACTCGATTTCTTAGTTACAAATACCGGCAGTTCATCCTTGAAGAACATGCAGCTATCCTGGATGGATACCACTGGTACCATCTTACCCGTGTACTCGGACAATACCATGTACATAAGCTCTCTGGCAGCCAATGAATCTGTGACTGTAACTTATATAGTGATGGCAGATGTGAATGCTAATCCGGGTCTTTACCAGCTGGACATCACACTTAAACTAGAGGACTATAACTCCAATTTCAGTAAGATTTCGACAACTGTAGGCCTATTTGTTGGTGGTGGGACTAATTTTGATGTAGCTTTCTCAGATAATTCTGATGGAGATATATCGTTCTCAATAGCTAATGTAGGTAACAATGAAGCATATTCAGTAAAAGTATCGATACCAAAACAGGATCTATACAGCGTATCAGGTAGCTCCTCTTCCATCGTCGGCAACCTCGAAAAAGGTGATTATACAATTGCTTCATTCACTGTTTCACAAGAGGGGCCAGGAGTCATTCCAAATAGTACTGGTGGTGAGCAGGACAACAAAGGAGCTGTAGGTCTCATATCAGGTGTTATTCCTGCATACAAAGCATCAAAAATGAAGCCTGTAGCCGCTTTGAGGTATGAGTGA
- a CDS encoding Rieske (2Fe-2S) protein, which translates to MLEPSWVFALNAEELKENSLKLVELNDKPVLLIRKEGQIYALSNKCKHMGCPLSAGTLEDHTLRCSCHGWRYDIKTGDYLGSRDIVLKVYENKTEEGKIFIYI; encoded by the coding sequence ATGCTTGAGCCGTCATGGGTCTTTGCTCTTAATGCAGAGGAGCTTAAAGAGAATTCTTTAAAGCTTGTGGAGCTTAACGATAAGCCTGTGCTTTTGATCCGAAAAGAAGGCCAGATCTATGCTCTGTCCAACAAATGCAAACATATGGGTTGTCCTCTTTCAGCTGGCACTCTTGAAGATCACACCCTGAGGTGTTCATGTCATGGGTGGAGATACGATATTAAGACCGGAGATTATCTTGGTTCCAGGGATATTGTCCTGAAGGTATATGAGAACAAGACCGAGGAAGGTAAAATTTTTATATATATCTAA
- a CDS encoding Rieske (2Fe-2S) protein, translated as MSEGNWVYVLETAELVDGEKKALVVDGQRIALIKKGNELFAISNKCVHMECPLSKGELEGYIIKCPCHDWRFDIRSGEFLDARELKVDVYELQVSDGKIYLKIKGEN; from the coding sequence ATGTCTGAGGGAAACTGGGTTTATGTACTTGAAACGGCAGAGCTGGTAGATGGTGAAAAGAAAGCTCTGGTTGTAGATGGCCAGAGAATAGCACTGATCAAAAAAGGTAATGAGCTTTTTGCCATCTCAAATAAATGTGTACATATGGAATGCCCTTTATCCAAAGGTGAACTTGAAGGATATATTATCAAATGCCCATGCCACGACTGGAGATTTGATATCCGCAGCGGAGAGTTCCTTGATGCAAGGGAGCTTAAGGTTGATGTCTATGAACTGCAAGTATCTGATGGTAAGATATATTTAAAAATAAAAGGTGAGAACTAA
- a CDS encoding glutaredoxin family protein: protein MKKVMMYTLSTCPWCKKSKSFFAEKNIPFEFIDYDKASEEEKQKIREVCSTYGEGIAFPFVIIGDDAVVGYNPQKYMKLLES, encoded by the coding sequence ATGAAGAAGGTAATGATGTATACTCTGAGTACCTGTCCTTGGTGCAAGAAAAGCAAGAGTTTCTTTGCCGAGAAGAACATTCCTTTTGAATTCATAGATTATGATAAGGCCAGTGAGGAAGAAAAGCAAAAGATAAGGGAAGTATGTTCTACATATGGAGAAGGTATAGCTTTCCCGTTCGTCATAATCGGTGATGATGCTGTAGTGGGATACAATCCTCAGAAATATATGAAACTCCTGGAATCATGA
- a CDS encoding ferredoxin-thioredoxin reductase catalytic domain-containing protein: protein MDVEKRKQRLREMFQRVVDPLGYKFSPDEEIVDFLLEQEVMLEQEHGHPFCPCQGLTGERELDMKIVCPCIPFHRAHFDAMKRCWCGLYVHKDVEDPDSLVQISRCEFEQMQKEGKV, encoded by the coding sequence ATGGATGTGGAGAAAAGAAAGCAAAGGCTCAGGGAAATGTTCCAGAGGGTGGTGGATCCTCTGGGGTACAAGTTCAGCCCTGATGAAGAAATAGTGGATTTCCTGCTGGAACAGGAAGTCATGCTGGAACAGGAGCATGGTCATCCCTTCTGCCCCTGCCAGGGCCTTACGGGAGAGCGAGAGCTCGATATGAAGATCGTATGCCCGTGTATCCCATTTCACAGAGCTCATTTCGATGCAATGAAACGCTGCTGGTGTGGTCTGTACGTGCATAAGGACGTTGAGGACCCGGATAGTCTGGTACAGATCTCACGTTGTGAGTTCGAACAGATGCAAAAGGAGGGTAAGGTATAA
- a CDS encoding nitroreductase family protein: MSSNRCKRRVRYNKGRSGDLKYQDKTVMKQMSTHCNPRLLQQLEGVNIDAAADFKKMLKTEEFDIFYDAPLLIIVLGKKNAPTADFDCGMCAQNMMLAAHSMGIGSCWVGTACLVRDNP, from the coding sequence GTGAGTTCGAACAGATGCAAAAGGAGGGTAAGGTATAATAAAGGAAGATCCGGTGATCTCAAATATCAAGATAAGACTGTTATGAAACAAATGTCCACTCATTGCAATCCCAGGCTGCTTCAGCAGCTTGAGGGAGTGAACATCGATGCGGCCGCAGATTTCAAGAAGATGCTCAAAACAGAAGAGTTCGATATCTTCTACGATGCTCCCTTATTGATCATAGTGCTGGGGAAAAAAAATGCTCCTACAGCGGATTTCGATTGTGGCATGTGTGCACAGAACATGATGCTTGCAGCCCATTCTATGGGCATTGGGAGCTGCTGGGTAGGCACTGCATGTCTTGTTCGGGACAATCCTTAA